A single genomic interval of Mytilus trossulus isolate FHL-02 unplaced genomic scaffold, PNRI_Mtr1.1.1.hap1 h1tg000584l__unscaffolded, whole genome shotgun sequence harbors:
- the LOC134702628 gene encoding zinc finger protein 239-like has translation MSSKEATADKEFHRKSSSLRQMKNLTGKQPYKCDECCKEFSSKGNYNIHKKIHTGEKPYKCDVCDKEFGQKANYNEHMRIHTGEKHFKCVFCDQEFHRESACRIHMRKHTGEQPYRCDVCGKQFRRKSNCLTHMRTHTGEKAYQCDICEKKFGKKDSCLIHMRTHTGEKPYKCDECGKEFSAKSNYNVHMKKHTGEKPYACYICEKEFGQSSSCRTHMITHTGEKPYRCDVCGKAFGHKSNRNKHMKIHTWKDKM, from the coding sequence ATGTCCAGTAAAGAGGCTACTGCAGACAAAGAGTTTCACCGAAAAAGTTCTAGTCTACGTCAAATGAAAAATCTTACTGGTAAACAACCTTACAAATGTGATGAATGTTGTAAAGAATTTAGTAGCAAAGGCAATTAtaatatacacaagaaaatcCATACTGGCGAAAAACCTTACAAATGTGATGTATGTGATAAGGAATTTGGTCAGAAAGCCAACTATAATGAACACATGAGAATTCATACTGgggaaaaacattttaaatgtgtgttttgtgATCAAGAGTTTCACCGAGAAAGCGCCTGTCGAATTCACATGAGAAAGCATACTGGTGAACAACCTTACAGATGTGATGTTTGTGGAAAACAGTTTCGCAGAAAAAGTAATTGTCTAactcacatgagaacacatactggCGAAAAAGCTTACCAATGtgatatttgtgaaaaaaagtttGGCAAAAAAGATAGTTGTCTAattcacatgagaacacatactggTGAAAAACCTTACAAATGTGATGAATGTGGTAAAGAATTTAGTGCCAAGAGCAACTATAATGTACACATGAAAAAACATACTGGCGAAAAACCTTACGCATGTTATATTTGTGAAAAAGAATTTGGCCAAAGCAGTTCTTGTCGTACACACATGATAACACATACTGGCGAAAAACCTTACAgatgtgatgtatgtggtaaagcATTTGGTCACAAAAGCAATCGCAATAAACACATGAAAATCCATACTTGGAAAGATAAGatgtga